In Oceanithermus desulfurans, a single window of DNA contains:
- a CDS encoding aminotransferase class I/II-fold pyridoxal phosphate-dependent enzyme → MGVVIFHGGPDGGPEPRFDFSSNANALGPNPVVLEAVRAADLSRYPDPAYTALRTRLGAWHGVPAGRVVVGAGASELIHRVVRVFGGPVLTLEPTFGEYAAAARAAGVEHLATYGPEAFLEALPGAGVAFLAQPDNPSGEVHEAAFLDEASRRAREGGARLVVDLAYAPLVEGDAPRPAEALQLHAPNKAHGLVGVRAGYLVLPPGLAAPLVEAAPSWVIGPAAVAFLEAQAGEAARAWVRSTRPRLWLWRRSLAASLRALGYEVREGAANFLMARLGAAAAGRLRRRSIRVRPLDDKGLPDWARLSAQPPAAQQALLRAAQESS, encoded by the coding sequence GTGGGGGTTGTGATCTTTCACGGCGGACCCGACGGAGGCCCCGAGCCGCGCTTCGACTTTTCCAGCAACGCCAACGCCCTGGGTCCCAACCCGGTGGTGCTCGAGGCCGTGCGCGCGGCCGACCTGAGCCGCTACCCGGACCCTGCCTACACGGCGTTACGGACCCGGCTGGGGGCGTGGCACGGGGTCCCCGCCGGCCGCGTGGTGGTGGGGGCGGGGGCGAGCGAGCTGATTCACCGCGTGGTGCGGGTCTTCGGCGGGCCGGTGCTCACGCTCGAGCCCACCTTCGGCGAGTACGCCGCCGCGGCCCGCGCGGCGGGGGTTGAACACCTCGCCACCTACGGGCCGGAGGCCTTCCTCGAGGCGCTCCCGGGCGCCGGGGTGGCCTTCCTCGCCCAGCCCGACAACCCCAGCGGCGAGGTCCACGAGGCCGCCTTTCTGGACGAAGCGTCGCGTCGCGCCCGCGAGGGCGGGGCGCGGCTCGTCGTCGACCTGGCCTACGCGCCTTTGGTGGAGGGAGACGCCCCCCGGCCCGCGGAGGCGTTGCAGCTGCACGCTCCCAACAAGGCGCACGGGTTGGTGGGCGTGCGCGCCGGCTACCTCGTGCTGCCGCCCGGTCTGGCGGCGCCGCTGGTGGAAGCGGCGCCTTCCTGGGTGATCGGGCCCGCCGCCGTCGCCTTCCTGGAAGCCCAGGCGGGCGAGGCGGCGCGCGCCTGGGTGCGTTCCACGCGCCCGCGGCTGTGGCTCTGGCGCCGCAGCCTGGCGGCGAGCCTGCGCGCCCTCGGTTACGAGGTGCGCGAGGGCGCGGCCAACTTCCTGATGGCGCGCCTGGGTGCGGCCGCGGCCGGCCGCCTGAGGCGGCGCTCGATCCGGGTGCGCCCCCTGGACGACAAGGGGCTGCCCGACTGGGCGCGTCTCTCCGCCCAGCCGCCCGCGGCCCAGCAGGCCCTGCTGCGCGCCGCCCAGGAGTCCTCATGA
- a CDS encoding histidine phosphatase family protein, translating to MKTLFLIRHGENIWNREHRLGGWTDVPLTPLGRRQAAALAPQLAGERFDAVWASDLVRAWKTAELAGFAPERVPDLREIHFGLLEGRRWETLEPEVQEAMMGFERFRAPGGEATLEVLERVSAFVDALPAGRHLIFSHAGVMRALLWLSGDLQIVPHTTVYVYEWPARRLVEVWRDA from the coding sequence GTGAAGACCCTGTTCCTGATCCGCCACGGCGAGAACATCTGGAACCGCGAGCACCGCCTGGGCGGCTGGACCGACGTGCCGCTGACGCCGCTGGGGCGCCGGCAGGCGGCGGCGCTCGCGCCGCAGCTCGCCGGCGAGCGTTTCGACGCCGTCTGGGCAAGCGACCTGGTGCGGGCCTGGAAGACGGCCGAGCTGGCGGGCTTCGCGCCCGAGCGGGTCCCCGATCTGCGCGAGATCCACTTCGGCCTGCTCGAGGGTCGCCGCTGGGAGACCCTGGAGCCCGAGGTGCAGGAGGCGATGATGGGTTTCGAGCGCTTCCGCGCCCCCGGCGGCGAGGCGACGCTCGAAGTTCTGGAGCGTGTGAGCGCCTTCGTGGACGCACTGCCGGCGGGGCGGCACCTGATCTTCAGCCACGCCGGGGTGATGCGCGCGCTGCTCTGGCTCTCCGGAGACCTGCAGATCGTTCCCCACACCACCGTCTACGTCTACGAATGGCCGGCCAGGCGCCTGGTGGAGGTATGGCGCGACGCCTAG
- a CDS encoding GNAT family N-acetyltransferase: MRLPRELETERLRLRAPRPDDQGFLEGLFSDPGVVRFLSFEPVTEPERIRAMLSAFTAAWARHGGDLSVEKQGFLYLLERRSDRATLGTLGVRKETYGYELSYALARSAWGHGYMPEAVRAVADWLLAHGAWRVFATCHVDNTGSQRVLEKAGFEREGRMRRYFTFPNLGPEPADGYLYAKVTPARRSP; the protein is encoded by the coding sequence ATGCGGCTACCCCGCGAGCTCGAGACCGAGCGGTTGCGCCTGCGCGCCCCGCGCCCGGACGATCAGGGCTTCCTCGAAGGGCTGTTCTCCGACCCCGGCGTCGTGCGTTTCCTCAGCTTCGAGCCCGTCACCGAGCCCGAGCGCATTCGGGCGATGCTGAGCGCTTTCACGGCCGCCTGGGCCCGCCACGGCGGCGATCTGTCCGTGGAAAAGCAGGGGTTCCTCTACCTGCTGGAGCGCCGTTCCGACCGGGCGACGCTGGGCACGCTGGGGGTGCGCAAGGAAACCTACGGCTACGAGCTTAGCTACGCGCTGGCGCGGTCGGCCTGGGGCCACGGCTACATGCCCGAGGCGGTGCGGGCCGTGGCCGACTGGCTCTTGGCCCACGGCGCCTGGCGCGTCTTCGCCACCTGCCACGTGGACAACACCGGGTCGCAGCGCGTCCTGGAAAAAGCGGGTTTCGAGCGTGAGGGTCGGATGCGCCGCTACTTCACCTTTCCCAACCTGGGCCCGGAGCCGGCCGACGGCTACCTCTACGCCAAAGTAACCCCCGCGCGCCGTTCGCCCTGA
- a CDS encoding ABC transporter substrate-binding protein, translated as MKRWILKLGALALVLTMGLGAAKTTKVTVAGWGGESEIALYKELFKKFEAEHPNIKVELLHIPSRDYWTKLTAMFAAGKAPDLFFTNNINFPALAAKGVARPLEPFIKKDNYDTGIFYKGILDAFRFEGKLYALPRDISNMVVYYNRDLLREAGLPDPDPNWTWDDFLRYAKALTKEEGGKRTQWGVSFYTYFLFWEPWVWSNGGRWYSPDHSKFLLNSPASVEGLQFYVDLRWKHHVAPTPAEAADRSAYSLFLGGKTGMIVDGRWRVPSLKKKAKFDWDIVPFPRGKAGSIVDIDGSGWAISRQSRNPDAAWEVLKFLAGPEGSLAFTKGGLIIPAIGFDPLNPTATNAILKAFFQPPPPRHQQYFLTVNKDAVPTETFERWSEALNLISKALGPVWEGKEDVQTALDKVAPAVQKILDEVQAERAKRK; from the coding sequence ATGAAGCGTTGGATCCTCAAACTGGGAGCCCTCGCCCTCGTGCTGACGATGGGCCTGGGCGCAGCCAAGACCACCAAGGTCACCGTGGCCGGGTGGGGCGGCGAGTCGGAGATCGCCCTCTACAAGGAGCTCTTCAAGAAGTTCGAGGCCGAGCACCCGAACATCAAGGTCGAGCTGCTGCACATCCCCTCGCGCGACTACTGGACCAAGCTGACCGCGATGTTCGCCGCCGGCAAGGCGCCCGACCTCTTCTTCACCAACAACATCAACTTCCCCGCCCTGGCGGCCAAGGGCGTGGCCCGGCCGCTCGAGCCCTTCATCAAGAAGGACAACTACGACACCGGCATCTTCTACAAGGGCATCCTCGACGCCTTCCGCTTCGAGGGCAAGCTCTACGCCCTGCCGCGCGACATCTCCAACATGGTCGTCTACTACAACCGCGACCTGCTGCGCGAGGCGGGCCTGCCCGACCCCGACCCCAACTGGACCTGGGACGACTTCCTGCGCTACGCCAAGGCGCTGACCAAAGAAGAGGGCGGCAAGCGCACCCAGTGGGGGGTGAGCTTCTACACCTACTTCCTCTTCTGGGAGCCCTGGGTCTGGTCGAACGGCGGCCGCTGGTACAGCCCCGACCACTCCAAGTTCCTGCTCAACAGCCCCGCCTCGGTCGAAGGCCTGCAGTTCTACGTGGACCTGCGCTGGAAGCACCACGTCGCCCCCACCCCCGCCGAGGCCGCCGACCGCAGCGCCTACAGCCTCTTCCTGGGCGGTAAGACGGGCATGATCGTCGACGGACGCTGGCGCGTGCCCAGCCTCAAGAAGAAGGCCAAGTTCGACTGGGACATCGTCCCCTTCCCCCGGGGCAAGGCCGGGAGCATCGTCGACATCGACGGCTCGGGCTGGGCCATCTCGCGGCAGAGCCGGAACCCCGACGCCGCCTGGGAGGTGCTCAAGTTCCTCGCCGGCCCCGAAGGCAGCCTCGCCTTCACCAAGGGCGGCCTGATCATCCCCGCGATCGGCTTCGACCCGCTGAACCCCACGGCCACCAACGCCATCCTCAAAGCCTTCTTCCAGCCGCCGCCGCCGCGCCACCAGCAGTACTTCCTCACCGTCAATAAGGACGCGGTGCCCACCGAGACCTTCGAGCGCTGGAGCGAGGCGCTGAACCTCATCTCCAAGGCGCTGGGTCCGGTATGGGAAGGCAAGGAGGACGTCCAGACCGCCCTCGACAAGGTCGCGCCCGCGGTGCAGAAGATCCTCGACGAAGTTCAGGCCGAGCGCGCGAAGCGCAAGTAA
- the cbiB gene encoding adenosylcobinamide-phosphate synthase CbiB translates to MTVLLAAFLDGLLREPPARLHPVVGIGRLLAGLERFWRDDARAGAAAWAAGAVVVTGIAALLGRWTLTLETPWRLAATALLLWPAFSLRMLLEEVAVVEAALARDLDEARTRLARLVSRDTGNLDEAGVRMAALETLAENFSDSLVAPMFYFVLSGLPGAWLYRYANTADATWGYRSRRYRHWGRFAARADDLLNLLPARLAAGLLGGGRDLAALRREAARTPSPNAGWPMAALALAMGVRLEKRGAYVLNPSGRDPEPADLRRALARARRTAVVVYALAALLGWGVWGL, encoded by the coding sequence GTGACCGTCCTGCTCGCCGCCTTTCTCGACGGGCTGCTGCGCGAGCCGCCGGCGCGGCTGCACCCGGTGGTGGGGATCGGGCGGCTGCTCGCGGGGCTCGAGCGTTTCTGGCGCGACGACGCGCGCGCGGGCGCGGCCGCCTGGGCGGCGGGGGCCGTGGTCGTAACGGGGATCGCCGCCTTGCTCGGGCGCTGGACCCTGACGCTGGAGACGCCCTGGCGCCTGGCGGCGACGGCGCTGCTGCTCTGGCCCGCCTTCTCGCTGCGGATGCTGCTCGAGGAGGTGGCCGTGGTCGAGGCGGCGCTGGCGCGCGACCTGGACGAGGCCCGCACGCGGCTCGCGCGGCTGGTGAGCCGCGACACCGGGAACCTCGACGAGGCCGGGGTGCGCATGGCAGCTTTGGAAACGCTGGCCGAGAACTTCTCGGACAGCCTGGTGGCGCCGATGTTCTACTTCGTCCTCTCCGGTCTCCCCGGGGCCTGGCTCTACCGCTACGCCAACACCGCCGACGCGACCTGGGGTTACCGCAGCCGTCGTTACCGGCACTGGGGCCGCTTCGCCGCGCGCGCCGACGACCTGCTCAACCTGCTGCCGGCGCGGCTGGCCGCCGGCCTGCTGGGGGGTGGCCGCGACCTCGCCGCGTTGCGGCGCGAGGCGGCGCGCACCCCCTCGCCCAACGCCGGCTGGCCGATGGCGGCCTTGGCCCTGGCGATGGGGGTGCGGCTGGAAAAGCGGGGCGCCTACGTGCTCAACCCCTCCGGACGCGACCCCGAGCCCGCCGACCTTCGGCGGGCGCTGGCGCGGGCGCGCCGTACGGCGGTCGTCGTCTACGCGCTGGCCGCGCTCCTCGGCTGGGGGGTGTGGGGGTTGTGA
- a CDS encoding c-type cytochrome → MTRNGVLVIALVAGLGLAWASDAGKTAYGTYCAACHQVGGEGVKGVFTPLAGEVYEYIEKGEKGRKFLIHVVLFGLQGKITAMGVTYDGFMPPLAQISDAEIAAILNYTLTAWGNAEHLPKDFKPYTAEEVAKERGLKLTPQQVYLEWKALVEEKE, encoded by the coding sequence ATGACGAGGAACGGGGTGCTGGTCATCGCGCTGGTTGCCGGTCTGGGCCTGGCGTGGGCTTCCGACGCCGGGAAAACCGCCTACGGTACTTACTGCGCCGCCTGTCACCAGGTGGGTGGCGAAGGCGTCAAGGGGGTCTTCACGCCGCTGGCCGGGGAGGTCTACGAGTACATCGAGAAGGGCGAGAAGGGGCGGAAGTTCCTCATACACGTGGTGCTCTTCGGCCTCCAGGGCAAGATTACGGCCATGGGGGTCACCTACGACGGCTTCATGCCGCCGCTGGCGCAGATCAGCGACGCCGAGATCGCGGCCATCCTCAACTACACCCTCACTGCCTGGGGCAACGCCGAACACCTGCCCAAGGACTTCAAGCCCTACACCGCCGAGGAGGTGGCCAAGGAACGCGGCCTCAAACTGACGCCGCAGCAGGTCTACCTCGAGTGGAAGGCCCTGGTGGAAGAAAAGGAATAG
- a CDS encoding cobyric acid synthase, which translates to MARRLAPVLMVQGTTSGAGKSLLVTALARWFARRGLRVAPFKAQNMSNHARVAAGGEMGSAQYLQARAAGAVPEVRMNPVLLKPEADTRSQVVVLGRYDPGLSRTPWTERKSRLWPLVRESLRALREEYELIVAEGAGSPAEVNLRAGDIVNMAVAREAGAAVLLVADIDRGGAFAHLWGTWSLLAPEERALVRGFVLNKFRGDAGLLAPAPDLLERWTGVPTLGVLPYLRHHLPDEDAPLLGHAASAEGPRVAIVAYPYASNLDEFWPLAELARVELVREPAALADAELVVLPGSKHVAASAAWLASSGMGRAVKEHAESGKPVLGVCGGLQLLGREVQDPEGVEGAAEGLGLLELETTMDPQKTVRRTRARFAALEGFWAPLAGLEVAGYEIHHGHSRAGGATREAMAGGLAFARGNVLGVYLHGLFEDPAVQRALFGRAAAGLEAEFERLADALEAHLDMDRIEALALGESAPAKAAGTAPGEPPGGPRLVLYLGGARAGKSAAALARARALGGEAVSFVATAEAGDEEMAARAAAHRAERPAAWETIEEPRDAAAALARARHDVVVLDCLTLLVSNLLLDGGEAAVREGVEALLAAWRESGKTLIVVSNEVGMGIVPTVALARRYRDLLGWTNRTVAAAADEVRLVVAGRELPLG; encoded by the coding sequence ATGGCGCGACGCCTAGCCCCGGTGCTGATGGTCCAGGGGACCACCTCGGGCGCCGGCAAGAGCCTGCTGGTCACCGCGCTGGCCCGCTGGTTCGCGCGCCGGGGCTTGCGGGTGGCCCCCTTCAAGGCGCAGAACATGTCGAACCACGCCCGCGTGGCCGCGGGCGGCGAGATGGGCAGCGCCCAGTACCTGCAGGCGCGGGCGGCCGGGGCGGTGCCCGAGGTGCGGATGAACCCGGTGCTGCTCAAGCCCGAGGCCGATACCCGCAGCCAGGTGGTGGTGCTGGGGCGGTACGACCCCGGGCTCTCGCGCACGCCCTGGACCGAGCGGAAGTCGCGGCTCTGGCCGCTGGTGCGGGAGAGTCTGCGGGCGCTGCGCGAGGAGTACGAGCTGATCGTCGCCGAGGGCGCGGGCAGCCCCGCCGAGGTCAACCTGCGCGCCGGCGACATCGTCAACATGGCCGTCGCGCGCGAGGCGGGCGCGGCGGTGCTGCTGGTGGCTGACATCGACCGCGGCGGCGCCTTCGCCCACCTTTGGGGCACCTGGAGCCTGCTCGCGCCCGAGGAACGGGCGCTGGTGCGCGGCTTCGTCCTCAACAAGTTTCGCGGCGACGCCGGCCTGCTGGCCCCCGCCCCCGATTTGCTCGAGCGCTGGACCGGGGTGCCCACGCTGGGGGTGCTGCCCTACCTGCGCCACCACCTCCCCGACGAGGATGCGCCCCTCCTCGGTCACGCGGCGTCCGCGGAGGGGCCCCGGGTGGCCATCGTCGCCTACCCCTACGCCTCCAACCTCGACGAGTTCTGGCCGCTCGCGGAGCTGGCGCGGGTGGAGCTGGTACGGGAGCCGGCGGCGCTCGCGGACGCGGAACTGGTCGTGCTGCCGGGCTCCAAGCACGTCGCCGCCAGCGCCGCCTGGCTGGCGTCGAGCGGCATGGGCCGCGCCGTAAAGGAGCACGCCGAGTCCGGAAAACCGGTCCTGGGCGTCTGCGGCGGGTTGCAGCTTCTGGGGCGCGAGGTGCAGGACCCTGAGGGGGTCGAGGGCGCGGCGGAGGGGCTGGGCCTGCTGGAGCTCGAGACGACGATGGATCCCCAGAAGACGGTGCGGCGCACGCGGGCGCGCTTCGCCGCGCTCGAGGGTTTCTGGGCGCCGCTGGCGGGCCTGGAGGTCGCCGGCTACGAGATCCACCACGGCCACAGCCGCGCCGGCGGCGCGACCCGCGAGGCGATGGCCGGCGGGCTGGCCTTCGCCCGGGGGAACGTGCTGGGCGTCTACCTGCACGGCCTCTTCGAGGACCCGGCGGTGCAGCGGGCCCTCTTCGGCCGCGCGGCCGCGGGCCTGGAGGCCGAGTTCGAGCGGCTGGCGGACGCGCTGGAAGCGCATCTGGACATGGACCGCATCGAGGCGCTGGCCCTTGGGGAAAGCGCGCCCGCGAAGGCGGCGGGCACGGCGCCCGGGGAGCCGCCCGGGGGGCCGCGGCTCGTTCTTTACCTGGGCGGGGCGCGGGCGGGCAAGAGCGCGGCGGCGCTGGCCCGGGCGCGGGCGCTGGGGGGCGAGGCCGTCAGCTTCGTCGCCACCGCCGAGGCGGGCGACGAGGAGATGGCCGCGCGGGCGGCGGCCCACCGGGCCGAGCGGCCCGCGGCCTGGGAGACGATCGAAGAACCCCGCGACGCCGCGGCGGCGCTCGCGCGCGCGCGGCACGACGTCGTCGTGCTCGACTGTCTGACCCTGCTCGTGAGCAACCTTTTGCTGGATGGCGGCGAGGCGGCGGTACGGGAGGGCGTAGAGGCGCTGCTCGCCGCCTGGCGCGAAAGCGGCAAGACGCTGATCGTGGTCAGCAACGAGGTGGGGATGGGCATCGTGCCAACGGTCGCTTTGGCCCGGCGCTACCGCGACCTGCTGGGCTGGACCAACCGCACCGTGGCCGCGGCGGCGGACGAGGTGCGGTTGGTGGTGGCGGGGCGGGAGCTGCCGCTCGGGTAG
- a CDS encoding DUF3800 domain-containing protein has translation MEGAHFLFIDETGVLSRDRRQPFFGLGLLRTADTAALSAELHALLQRARGRIHPRFEFKFTRIGRRSAWVYRELVDLFFALPGLGFKAWVFDKRGPDFDPGRNYGGLWEAQIAYSRRLIESALADGAYGVVIADHVTKPRESQRYFEREVRRHPRVLNALMLDSNATLYVQLADVLLGLVVYDCKVRAGVAASNPVKQEVARHLAERVGVTELCRPHTRREPPYFGVRLVAPSGGAEP, from the coding sequence ATGGAAGGAGCCCACTTCCTCTTCATCGACGAGACCGGCGTGCTGAGCCGCGACCGGCGCCAGCCCTTCTTTGGTCTGGGGCTGTTGCGCACCGCCGACACCGCGGCGCTCTCGGCCGAGCTGCACGCGCTCCTGCAGCGGGCGCGCGGCCGCATCCACCCGCGCTTCGAGTTCAAGTTCACCCGCATCGGCCGCCGCAGCGCCTGGGTCTACCGCGAGCTGGTGGACCTCTTCTTTGCCCTACCGGGCTTGGGGTTCAAGGCCTGGGTCTTCGACAAGCGGGGTCCGGACTTCGACCCCGGGCGCAACTACGGCGGCCTCTGGGAGGCCCAGATCGCCTACAGCCGCCGCCTGATCGAAAGCGCCCTGGCCGACGGCGCCTACGGGGTGGTCATCGCCGACCACGTGACCAAGCCGCGGGAGTCGCAGCGCTACTTCGAGCGCGAGGTGCGCCGCCACCCCCGGGTGCTCAACGCCCTCATGCTCGATTCCAACGCCACCCTCTACGTGCAGCTGGCCGACGTGCTCTTGGGGTTGGTGGTCTACGACTGCAAGGTGCGCGCCGGCGTGGCCGCGTCGAATCCGGTCAAGCAGGAGGTCGCCCGCCACCTGGCCGAACGCGTGGGTGTGACCGAGCTCTGCCGGCCTCACACCCGGCGCGAGCCGCCCTATTTTGGGGTGCGCCTGGTGGCGCCGTCGGGAGGAGCCGAGCCGTGA
- a CDS encoding carbohydrate ABC transporter permease, with amino-acid sequence MSSYRRFPWLFILPSLVGFFAFNAGPILISLVLSFTQWDVFDPLNLSAVVDSWVGLENYREMARDPVLHKAFWNTLYYVLVAVPLEIFISLMVALGLNRDFPGVKIVRTLYLLPTVTSVVAVGLLWRWVLNPYVGPVNLFLRWSGQQLEALFGFFGLAAPALVHWLATQGPGWLSDERWAMPGIILAAVWAGIGFRMLIFLAGLQNIDKTYYEAASLDGAGPWQQFWNVTLPLLSPTVFLNTLLALIGGFQVFGLIYVMTGGGPLDATNVLLFYLYQKAFGIFPPDMGYASAIAWLLFAFLFALTVVQWQLRKRWVWEEA; translated from the coding sequence ATGTCCAGCTACCGCCGCTTTCCCTGGCTCTTCATCCTGCCCAGCCTGGTGGGCTTTTTCGCCTTCAACGCCGGGCCCATCCTGATCTCGCTCGTCCTCTCGTTCACCCAGTGGGACGTCTTCGACCCCCTCAACCTCAGCGCCGTCGTGGACAGCTGGGTGGGGCTCGAGAACTACCGCGAGATGGCGCGTGACCCGGTGCTCCACAAGGCCTTCTGGAACACCCTCTACTACGTGCTGGTGGCGGTTCCGCTGGAAATTTTCATTTCGCTGATGGTGGCCCTGGGACTCAACCGCGACTTTCCCGGGGTCAAGATCGTGCGCACCCTCTACCTGCTGCCCACGGTGACCAGCGTGGTGGCCGTGGGTCTTTTATGGCGCTGGGTGCTCAACCCCTACGTGGGCCCGGTCAACCTCTTCCTGCGCTGGAGCGGCCAGCAGCTCGAGGCCCTTTTCGGCTTCTTCGGGCTCGCCGCCCCCGCGCTCGTCCACTGGCTGGCCACCCAGGGGCCCGGCTGGCTCTCCGACGAGCGCTGGGCCATGCCCGGCATCATCCTCGCCGCCGTCTGGGCGGGCATCGGCTTCCGCATGCTGATCTTCCTGGCGGGCCTGCAGAACATCGACAAAACCTACTACGAGGCCGCGTCGCTCGACGGCGCCGGGCCCTGGCAGCAGTTCTGGAACGTCACCCTGCCGCTGCTCTCGCCCACCGTCTTCCTCAACACCCTGCTCGCACTGATCGGCGGCTTCCAGGTCTTCGGGCTGATCTACGTGATGACCGGCGGGGGGCCGCTCGACGCCACCAACGTGCTGCTCTTCTACCTCTACCAGAAGGCCTTCGGCATCTTCCCGCCCGACATGGGCTACGCCTCGGCGATCGCCTGGCTGCTCTTCGCCTTCCTCTTCGCCCTCACCGTGGTGCAGTGGCAGCTGCGCAAGCGCTGGGTCTGGGAGGAAGCATGA
- a CDS encoding carbohydrate ABC transporter permease, whose product MSKRKQRIADAVIFVVLLLGGLTMLVPFLWMISTSFKEPGSLFDLPIQLWPEKLHWENYQRVLTAVPFARWYFNSLVLALGLTFLNLTSGALAGYAFARFSWKGKDVMFLFSLITLMIPAHVLIIPLFIIMSRLGWIDTYYALILPGLFDAFAIFLMRQNFISLPRELEEAALIDGATPWQIYWRVALPLAAPALATLGTFTFLGGWNAFLWPLIATNSIEMRPLTVGLAVFNTQFTTEWTVLMAGLSLATIPPIIVFLAAQKYFIRGLTLGSLKG is encoded by the coding sequence ATGAGTAAACGCAAGCAGAGAATCGCCGACGCCGTCATCTTCGTGGTGCTGCTGCTGGGCGGCCTGACCATGCTCGTACCCTTCTTGTGGATGATCTCGACGAGCTTCAAGGAGCCGGGTTCGCTCTTCGACCTGCCCATCCAGCTCTGGCCCGAAAAGCTGCACTGGGAGAATTACCAGCGGGTGCTCACCGCGGTGCCCTTCGCGCGCTGGTACTTCAACTCGCTGGTGCTGGCGCTCGGCCTTACCTTCCTGAACCTGACCAGCGGCGCGCTCGCAGGCTACGCCTTCGCGCGCTTTTCCTGGAAGGGCAAGGACGTGATGTTCCTCTTCTCGCTGATCACGCTGATGATCCCGGCCCACGTGCTGATCATCCCGCTCTTCATCATCATGAGTCGGCTGGGCTGGATCGACACCTACTACGCCCTCATCCTGCCGGGGCTCTTCGACGCCTTCGCCATCTTCCTGATGCGCCAGAACTTCATCTCGCTGCCGCGGGAGCTCGAGGAGGCCGCGCTCATCGACGGGGCCACCCCCTGGCAGATCTACTGGCGGGTCGCCCTGCCGCTCGCGGCCCCGGCACTGGCCACGCTGGGCACCTTCACCTTCCTGGGCGGCTGGAACGCCTTCCTCTGGCCGCTGATCGCCACCAACTCCATCGAGATGCGCCCGCTCACCGTGGGCCTGGCCGTCTTCAACACCCAGTTCACCACCGAGTGGACCGTGCTCATGGCCGGCCTCTCGCTGGCCACGATCCCGCCGATCATCGTCTTCCTGGCCGCGCAAAAGTACTTCATCCGCGGGCTGACGCTGGGCAGCCTGAAGGGCTGA